One window from the genome of Nicotiana sylvestris chromosome 9, ASM39365v2, whole genome shotgun sequence encodes:
- the LOC104232260 gene encoding uncharacterized protein, whose translation MNPATSLFRRLNIRDLVTRTPTYSGASDVSGEGLGLMFKRWATKKTAGSTKNGRDSKPKNLGVKKFGGERVIPGNIIVRQRGTRFHPGNYVGIGKDHTLYALKEGCVKFERHKLSGRKWVHVEPKDGHVLHPVYSTAAAPELKTAT comes from the exons ATGAACCCTGCAACATCATTGTTTAGGAGGTTAAATATCAGAGATCTCGTAACAAGAACACCTACTTACAGTGGCGCGAGTG ATGTATCTGGGGAAGGATTAGGCTTGATGTTTAAGCGTTGGGCTACCAAAAAGACAGCAGGATCCACTAAGAATGGCCGTGATTCAAAACCAAAGAATCTAGGGGTAAAGAAATTTGGTGGAGAG AGGGTGATACCTGGAAATATTATTGTTCGTCAAAGAGGAACCAGATTCCATCCTGGAAACTATGTTGGAATAGGGAAAGATCACACGCTTTATGCTCTGAAAGAAGGTTGTGTAAAGTTTGAGCGCCACAAGCTGAGTGGACGCAAGTGGGTGCACGTTGAGCCCAAGGATGGCCATGTGCTTCACCCAGTTTACTCGACTGCTGCAGCTCCTGAGCTGAAGACAGCAACTTAA